The DNA region CTGCTGATTACCTCAGTAAAGCGGATCCCAATGAACCACTGGCCCTGGCAATGAAAGCCTCCCTGACCTACACCGATATGTTGGGGTTAAACAAGGATGAAGCCGACAAACGCTCTACCATGCTGGAACAGTTTCGTTCCTATGCGGCTCAAACTCGCAGTGCGGCAGAAGGGTTAACCGCCCAAGATCCATTACGGAGCAATTTATATCTGGCCGTCAGTCATTTTTTTGATGGAGTTTATGCCTTTACCAAGGAGGGCACGATTAAAGGAACCGCTCAGGTATTGGGTGAGTTGCAGCAAATCATGAAATATTTGAATGAGGCTGAGAAGCAATCCCCCAACGATCCAGAACTGAACCTGTTGCGGGGCTTTATGGATGTATATGTGGGCTTATATCTGCCCCTGTCTAGCCCCACGAAAGGATTAGAACGCCTGGAGAAGTACGCTACTCCCCGCTATCTGGCAGACCGGGGACTGGCGATGGGTTATCTGGAACTGAAACAGTTTGAGAAAGCGGCTGAAGCGGTCGATCGCGCGATCGTCCAGGCTCCTGACAATCCCGAACTCTGGTATTTGAAAGCCAGGATTCTCGCCAAGCAAGGTAAGGATCAAGAAAGTGTGACCTACCTGGAAAAAGCGCTGAGCAAACAAGACCAGTTACCCCGCAGCCTGGTAAAAGAAATCGATCGGACTTTAAGAAAAACGAAAGAGCGCATTACAGGGGCAAAGTGAAGCACTCTCAGCGATGATGAAATTCTCACCCTGGCGAAGTGGGCCTGCATCATCGAAGACCACTATTCTGAAGTCCGGGGTGTCTACACGCCGATGAATATTGAGTGGGCGAAAGCGGTTGGTGAGATGATTGGCCAGGGTAAGGCGCGTGTGATTCTGGATGTTCATAAAATTGATGAATTCCAGGCTGGCGAGGTGCTGGTGACTAACAAGACCGACCCGGATTGGGAACCGATTATGAAAAAGGCCAGCGCGATCGTCACCAACCAGGGCGGACGCGCCTGCCATGCGGCGATCATTGCCTGGGAGATGGGGATTCCCGCTCACCCTGGGCCTCGATCGGGATTCGGCTCTGGTGGCCCACATCTTTGACGAACGGAACGAAGGCGTGAAGGAAATGGTACGGCAGGTGATCGCCCGCGCCAAAGCCAAAGGCCGCAAGGTAGGAATCTGCGGTCAGGCTCCCAGTGATTACCCCGAATTTGCCCGCTTCCTGGTGGAACAAGGCATCGACTCCATCAGCCTCAACCCCGACTCTGTGTTGAAAACGCTGCTGGATATTGCCAAAACGGAGGAGGCGATCGGACGTTAAGCTCGTCTGCTAAATTCAGCACGATAAGTT from Leptodesmis sichuanensis A121 includes:
- a CDS encoding PEP-utilizing enzyme, which encodes MNIEWAKAVGEMIGQGKARVILDVHKIDEFQAGEVLVTNKTDPDWEPIMKKASAIVTNQGGRACHAAIIAWEMGIPAHPGPRSGFGSGGPHL
- a CDS encoding Sll0314/Alr1548 family TPR repeat-containing protein, encoding MTDWLTPSQKPPAQAAFRSAARIVSAAIVAFGLWSGSVLAKDPFRTTDARPINENTQKAFEAFFKQGDYKSAADYLSKADPNEPLALAMKASLTYTDMLGLNKDEADKRSTMLEQFRSYAAQTRSAAEGLTAQDPLRSNLYLAVSHFFDGVYAFTKEGTIKGTAQVLGELQQIMKYLNEAEKQSPNDPELNLLRGFMDVYVGLYLPLSSPTKGLERLEKYATPRYLADRGLAMGYLELKQFEKAAEAVDRAIVQAPDNPELWYLKARILAKQGKDQESVTYLEKALSKQDQLPRSLVKEIDRTLRKTKERITGAK
- a CDS encoding putative PEP-binding protein, with translation MRRSLPGRWGFPLTLGLDRDSALVAHIFDERNEGVKEMVRQVIARAKAKGRKVGICGQAPSDYPEFARFLVEQGIDSISLNPDSVLKTLLDIAKTEEAIGR